GTAGGTTGCGCTCGCCGGAACGCGGGGCTCCGGCACGGCCAAAGTGGGCCGCCATCATGCCGAAGGCGCTGCCGTATCGCGACCGCTTCTGACGTAGTCGGCGCTGGCCTCTCCGGTTGACGAAATATCCTGCGCTCCTGTCTGTTTCAGGATCTCCTCAGCGCGTTTCGTCCAGTCTGAACTGTCCGAATGCACGGAGAGGAGGATTGCGCCCTCTTTTACCCGGACCTCATAGCGCTTGGCCTCGTGCTCCGGAATCCCCAGGCCGATCAGCGCGCCCGTTATCCCGCCAACTGCACCGCCCACGCCCATCCCCGCCAGGGCCGCCATGAGCGGACCGGCGGCGATAAAGGGACCCACACCCGGTATCGCCAGAGTGCCGATGCCCACCAACCATCCGAGTGTACCGCCCAGCACCGCACCCGTTCCGGCGCCTGCGGCAGCACCCTCTGGAGCCCTGGTCCCTTTGTCGTGGGCGAAGGCCTTGGAGCCTGCTTTTTCCGGAAAGAGTACGGAAATATCCTTGCTCCGAAATCTGGCCTGCTTCAAGACGTCGACGGCTTTCTCCACGCTGGCGTAATCGGGGTAAATACCCAACACTGCTGTCTGTTTTTCGGCCATGTTGTACGCTCCTTTCAATTAGGAGAATGGTGGTCCTCAATGGCGCGTACCACAAGCGCGGAATACTACGCGCGTACTTCTACGGACAACGTCGCAGCATTCGCGGTGCCGAAGGCGCCAGGGTCGGGACACCCGAGAAAACCTCAGACTGCCGCGGCGATTGTCGAGGCTGAGGCGGCGCGCGCAGCGGAGTGCATCGGCCTGT
This Candidatus Binatia bacterium DNA region includes the following protein-coding sequences:
- a CDS encoding quinol:electron acceptor oxidoreductase subunit ActD — translated: MAEKQTAVLGIYPDYASVEKAVDVLKQARFRSKDISVLFPEKAGSKAFAHDKGTRAPEGAAAGAGTGAVLGGTLGWLVGIGTLAIPGVGPFIAAGPLMAALAGMGVGGAVGGITGALIGLGIPEHEAKRYEVRVKEGAILLSVHSDSSDWTKRAEEILKQTGAQDISSTGEASADYVRSGRDTAAPSA